The proteins below come from a single Paenibacillus sp. genomic window:
- a CDS encoding lysophospholipase yields the protein MKGMSTDEYRVQWTIEAPKAAVVLIHGQAEHCGRYEHVADALNDAGYNVFAGDLPGHGRSGGLRGHIDRFGDYVDRVESWVADARALHPNAPMFLLGHSVGGLIAARFLQTSPLAREVAGAALTSPAFRLRFPIPAWKEALGRRLDGILPKLRMPSGLDKQRVTRNEETLLATASDPLMVYVASVRFYNELLRAQRAALDEAGLIAQPMLVLHGGADEVIDPAVTLEFGAKLASRDKDVRLLPGLHHEVMNEPERDEVIRGIVAWLDRRSEAAGPADSASSIM from the coding sequence ATGAAAGGAATGTCTACGGATGAATATCGCGTGCAGTGGACGATCGAAGCGCCGAAAGCCGCGGTCGTGCTCATTCACGGACAAGCCGAACACTGCGGGCGCTACGAGCACGTCGCCGACGCGCTGAACGACGCCGGCTACAACGTATTCGCAGGCGATTTGCCGGGGCATGGGCGGTCCGGCGGCCTGCGCGGCCACATCGACCGGTTCGGCGATTACGTCGACCGCGTGGAAAGCTGGGTCGCCGACGCGCGCGCCCTGCACCCGAACGCGCCGATGTTCCTGCTCGGCCACAGCGTCGGGGGGCTGATCGCCGCCCGGTTTCTGCAGACGTCGCCGCTCGCGCGCGAAGTGGCCGGCGCTGCGCTCACGTCGCCGGCGTTCCGGCTCCGCTTCCCGATTCCCGCTTGGAAGGAAGCGCTCGGGCGGCGGCTTGACGGCATTTTGCCGAAGCTGCGCATGCCGAGCGGCCTCGACAAGCAGCGCGTGACGCGGAACGAAGAGACGCTGCTCGCGACGGCGTCCGACCCGCTGATGGTGTACGTCGCCAGCGTCCGCTTTTACAACGAGCTGCTGCGCGCGCAGCGGGCCGCGCTCGACGAAGCCGGCCTCATCGCGCAGCCGATGCTCGTGCTGCACGGCGGCGCCGACGAAGTCATCGACCCGGCGGTCACGCTCGAATTCGGCGCGAAGCTCGCCTCCAGAGACAAAGACGTGCGGCTCCTCCCCGGTCTGCATCACGAGGTGATGAACGAGCCGGAGCGCGACGAGGTGATCCGCGGCATCGTCGCCTGGCTCGACCGGCGCTCGGAAGCGGCGGGTCCCGCGGACTCCGCTTCTTCTATAATGTAA
- a CDS encoding YwhD family protein, translating into MEVGGRKINSLNVVSAKEHKGFGAGSIDLNNVSAVIIDGDEAYIDLGALHAKSRVERGIKFSANKEDVPNGRRCWIVWIAVDKREEGSYYAGATACEMLIDTEARRGWKILAEHVNKMDYAMKRRIILDGLSEGEKAALKQCLIEYNEAMWNASTDELKEKLA; encoded by the coding sequence GTGGAAGTCGGAGGCAGAAAAATTAACTCACTGAATGTCGTCAGCGCTAAGGAACATAAGGGGTTCGGCGCGGGCTCGATCGACTTGAACAACGTGTCGGCCGTCATTATCGACGGCGACGAGGCATATATCGACTTGGGCGCGCTGCATGCGAAAAGCCGGGTGGAGCGAGGCATCAAGTTTTCGGCGAACAAGGAAGACGTGCCGAACGGCCGCCGCTGCTGGATCGTATGGATCGCCGTCGACAAGCGGGAGGAAGGCTCGTACTACGCGGGCGCGACCGCCTGCGAAATGCTGATCGACACGGAGGCGCGCCGCGGGTGGAAAATTCTCGCGGAGCACGTAAACAAGATGGATTACGCCATGAAGCGGCGCATCATCCTCGACGGCTTGTCCGAAGGGGAGAAGGCGGCGCTGAAGCAGTGCCTGATCGAGTACAACGAGGCGATGTGGAACGCGTCGACCGACGAGCTGAAGGAAAAGCTGGCGTAG
- a CDS encoding M1 family metallopeptidase → MKWIKSNRWRPIALAGTAFVVWVALWGELGGPGGGEAFEAVPVFGQAPDAAKPAPKPNPAPSPNAVPPVPEKPPAPKPMSNRLVEYHIGVALDAEAKTLHGTQTVTWRNPGKQKVQELYFHLYPNAFESDRTTFMRESGGKLREDERTGDGVGSMTVSSVETSDGLDLTPRIAFEQPDDGNKADRTVMKLRLPKPVAPNETVTLRMSFAVKLPEVFARMGYKGEFVMAGQWFPKLAVYEPAGTRGRTAEGWNIHQYHGNSEFYSDFGIYNVKIKVPADYVVAATGFPPKPAVADKASGTKTYHFYADDVHDFAWAASPNFVYAEEPFSAPNVPGVKIKLYLDPKHLELKERYMYAAKKALEHYSAWYGPYPYSTLSVVVPPAGAGGAGGMEYPTLITAWAADDADLGYELERVVVHEIGHQYWYGIVASNEFEEAWLDEGFTSYAEDKLMEAEYGLTPNTTLEASYMTNPASLTRFSWNFNNHDHYADNVYIRGKLVLLAMEKEIGEAQMKRVLRTYFDRYKFRHPSTGDFQKTVEDVTKRSWAPFFDQFVYGDQMVDYAVERIERVPSEPNQYAYRVTVAGRSGKDGPVSVRFAYEDGQSIVQEWNGEEDRIVFTLPPHGAKLRHVVVDPDWGVVLEHKRYNNFMKTDVDDKLETRWTMGVSKLIEALLGTLAW, encoded by the coding sequence ATGAAATGGATCAAATCAAACCGCTGGCGCCCGATCGCGCTGGCCGGAACGGCCTTCGTCGTCTGGGTGGCGCTGTGGGGAGAGCTCGGCGGCCCTGGCGGCGGCGAAGCTTTCGAAGCGGTGCCCGTCTTCGGACAGGCGCCCGACGCGGCGAAGCCGGCGCCGAAACCGAATCCCGCGCCGAGCCCGAACGCCGTTCCCCCTGTGCCGGAGAAGCCGCCGGCGCCCAAGCCGATGAGCAACCGCCTCGTCGAGTACCATATCGGCGTCGCGCTGGACGCCGAGGCGAAGACGCTGCACGGCACGCAAACCGTCACCTGGCGCAACCCGGGCAAGCAGAAGGTCCAGGAGCTGTACTTCCATCTGTATCCGAACGCGTTCGAATCCGACCGCACGACGTTCATGCGGGAATCGGGCGGCAAGCTGCGGGAAGACGAGCGAACGGGCGACGGCGTCGGTTCGATGACCGTCTCTTCCGTGGAAACGTCCGACGGTCTCGACCTGACGCCGCGGATCGCCTTCGAGCAGCCGGACGACGGCAACAAAGCGGACCGGACGGTGATGAAGCTCCGCCTGCCGAAACCGGTCGCGCCGAACGAAACGGTCACGCTGAGGATGTCCTTCGCGGTGAAACTTCCCGAAGTGTTCGCCCGCATGGGGTACAAGGGCGAATTCGTCATGGCCGGGCAGTGGTTCCCGAAGCTCGCGGTATACGAGCCCGCCGGCACCCGCGGCCGCACGGCCGAAGGCTGGAACATTCATCAGTATCACGGCAATTCCGAGTTTTACTCCGATTTCGGCATCTATAACGTCAAAATCAAAGTGCCGGCCGACTACGTCGTGGCGGCCACCGGCTTCCCGCCGAAGCCCGCCGTCGCGGACAAAGCGTCCGGCACGAAAACGTACCATTTCTACGCCGACGACGTGCACGACTTCGCTTGGGCCGCGTCGCCGAACTTCGTGTACGCGGAAGAGCCGTTCTCGGCGCCGAACGTGCCGGGCGTCAAAATCAAGCTGTACCTCGACCCGAAGCATCTAGAGTTGAAAGAGCGCTATATGTACGCGGCGAAGAAAGCGTTGGAGCATTACAGCGCATGGTACGGGCCGTATCCGTACAGCACGCTATCCGTCGTCGTGCCTCCCGCGGGCGCCGGCGGCGCCGGCGGCATGGAGTATCCGACGCTCATCACGGCGTGGGCCGCGGACGACGCCGACCTCGGCTACGAGCTGGAGCGCGTCGTCGTGCACGAGATCGGCCACCAGTATTGGTACGGCATCGTCGCCAGCAACGAGTTCGAGGAAGCGTGGCTGGACGAAGGCTTCACGTCGTACGCCGAAGATAAGCTCATGGAAGCGGAATACGGGCTGACGCCGAACACGACCCTCGAAGCAAGTTATATGACGAACCCCGCCTCCCTCACCCGCTTCTCGTGGAACTTCAACAACCACGATCATTATGCGGACAATGTGTATATCCGGGGGAAGCTCGTGCTGCTGGCGATGGAGAAAGAAATCGGGGAAGCGCAAATGAAGCGCGTGCTGCGCACGTACTTCGACCGCTACAAGTTCCGCCATCCGTCGACCGGCGATTTCCAGAAGACGGTGGAAGACGTCACGAAGCGGAGCTGGGCGCCGTTCTTCGACCAATTCGTGTACGGCGACCAAATGGTCGATTACGCGGTGGAGCGCATCGAGCGCGTCCCGTCGGAGCCGAATCAGTACGCGTACCGGGTCACCGTGGCCGGGCGCAGCGGCAAGGACGGCCCCGTCTCGGTGCGATTCGCCTACGAAGACGGCCAATCGATCGTGCAGGAATGGAACGGCGAAGAGGACCGGATCGTGTTCACCCTGCCGCCGCACGGCGCGAAGCTGCGCCACGTCGTCGTCGACCCGGATTGGGGAGTCGTGCTCGAGCATAAGCGGTACAACAATTTCATGAAAACCGACGTCGACGACAAGCTCGAAACGCGGTGGACGATGGGCGTCTCCAAGCTGATCGAAGCGCTCCTCGGCACGCTGGCGTGGTAG
- a CDS encoding C40 family peptidase, giving the protein MKKAASFLLAMSIAFGAFAGSASATTDLRAAIDPLIGIDYKYGGSTTSGFDCSGFTSYVFAKFGIDLPRRSVDQAAIGTKVAKDELRPGDLVFFNTNGKTISHAGIYLGNGKFAHASSSRGVAIGDMNDSYYSTRYVTARRILDQTKYEKIAVEAPAVEVSAVPAAPAADAADVARTTEASELAAEHGL; this is encoded by the coding sequence TTGAAGAAGGCAGCATCTTTCCTGCTGGCGATGTCCATCGCGTTCGGCGCGTTCGCCGGTTCCGCTTCGGCAACGACGGACCTGCGGGCGGCGATCGATCCGCTCATCGGCATCGATTACAAGTACGGCGGCTCGACGACGAGCGGCTTCGACTGCTCCGGCTTTACCAGCTACGTCTTCGCGAAATTCGGCATCGACCTGCCGCGGCGTTCCGTCGATCAGGCGGCGATCGGCACGAAGGTGGCGAAGGACGAGCTCCGCCCAGGCGACCTCGTGTTCTTCAACACGAACGGCAAGACGATCTCCCATGCGGGCATTTACTTGGGCAACGGGAAATTCGCCCATGCGTCCAGTTCCCGCGGCGTGGCGATCGGCGATATGAACGACAGCTACTATTCCACGCGTTACGTGACGGCGCGTCGGATCCTCGACCAAACGAAGTACGAAAAAATCGCGGTCGAGGCGCCGGCGGTCGAAGTTTCGGCAGTCCCGGCTGCCCCGGCAGCGGACGCGGCCGACGTCGCCCGTACGACGGAAGCCTCCGAGCTTGCCGCCGAACACGGTTTGTAA
- a CDS encoding HD-GYP domain-containing protein: MRLVTIDSCAPGMKLGRAILSDEGQVLLGYGYELTQGIINRLRNMGVHQLYIDDPRTEDIVIEETLREETRRAVHYSLMQCMDYIQAGGPAGGGRTVTFSRLVHDSVRLIVDDIMYSRHVPIVHIRDTASTVDSVGHHFCNNALNVAVFASKLALGEGASADELRTMCAAALFHDVGKLLLPKSLLTKRAKLTEEEMKEIRRHTELGYKLLKDDGSVSLVAAQCALQHHERMDGLGYPYGLKGNDIHPYAKLIGMIDAYDALISPRSYRNAMLPHEALDYLYANVERAYDRCRVEQFRNKVAIFPPGTAVTLNTGEQGVVSRIDASCLQRPTVRVLTNPAGEELKTPYELQLTKHLNIMIRSVGDTPSFAC; encoded by the coding sequence ATGAGATTAGTGACCATCGATTCATGCGCACCGGGCATGAAACTCGGCAGAGCGATCCTGTCGGACGAAGGCCAAGTGCTGCTCGGTTATGGATACGAATTGACGCAAGGCATTATCAACCGGCTGCGGAATATGGGCGTCCACCAGCTGTACATCGACGACCCCCGCACCGAAGACATCGTGATCGAAGAGACGCTCCGCGAGGAAACGCGGCGCGCCGTCCACTATTCGCTTATGCAATGCATGGATTATATCCAAGCGGGCGGCCCGGCCGGCGGCGGACGCACCGTGACCTTCTCCCGGCTCGTCCACGACAGCGTCCGCCTGATCGTCGACGACATTATGTACAGCCGGCATGTGCCGATCGTGCATATTCGGGACACGGCGTCGACCGTCGACAGCGTCGGGCACCATTTTTGCAACAACGCGTTGAACGTCGCCGTGTTCGCCAGCAAGCTGGCGCTCGGCGAAGGCGCGAGCGCGGACGAACTGCGTACGATGTGCGCCGCCGCGCTGTTTCACGACGTCGGCAAGCTGCTGCTCCCGAAATCGCTGCTGACGAAGCGCGCGAAGCTGACCGAAGAAGAGATGAAAGAAATCCGCAGACATACCGAGCTGGGCTACAAGCTGCTGAAGGACGACGGCAGCGTGTCGCTCGTCGCCGCTCAATGCGCGCTCCAGCACCATGAACGCATGGACGGACTCGGATACCCTTACGGTTTGAAAGGAAACGACATCCACCCGTATGCGAAACTGATCGGCATGATCGACGCTTACGACGCTTTAATCAGCCCCAGAAGCTACCGCAACGCGATGCTGCCTCACGAAGCGCTAGATTATCTTTACGCCAACGTGGAAAGAGCGTATGATCGTTGTAGAGTAGAGCAATTCCGCAACAAGGTGGCTATTTTCCCTCCGGGGACGGCCGTCACATTGAACACCGGTGAACAAGGAGTTGTCTCCCGTATCGACGCGTCGTGCTTGCAGCGGCCGACCGTTCGCGTCTTGACCAACCCAGCCGGTGAAGAGCTGAAGACCCCCTACGAATTACAGCTCACGAAACATTTGAACATCATGATCCGATCCGTAGGCGACACTCCTTCCTTCGCTTGCTGA
- a CDS encoding Crp/Fnr family transcriptional regulator — translation MNAIVGLLRNVPLFQDLSDEELLAIGPLFQETKWPRGKLLFMEGDPGDELFILKSGVVKIYRFDDDKEIILALFGPGDFFGEMALIQPALNRSATAETLESCLVFSMKRSVFYDFMEKHPRVCIKLLEVTAQRLRNANDQIYNLTFLDVRQRIIRTILRLAEERGVKQGAGLLVDIRMTHQQLASFAGTARESATKVLQELSEEGLIAVEKKRIYLPDHRKLREMAGM, via the coding sequence ATGAATGCAATTGTCGGATTGCTTCGCAACGTCCCTCTGTTTCAGGACTTGTCGGATGAGGAGCTTCTCGCGATCGGTCCGCTGTTCCAGGAAACCAAATGGCCTCGCGGCAAGCTGCTCTTCATGGAAGGCGACCCGGGCGACGAGCTGTTCATCCTCAAATCCGGCGTCGTGAAAATTTACCGCTTCGACGATGACAAGGAAATTATATTAGCGCTGTTCGGCCCGGGCGATTTTTTCGGCGAAATGGCGCTCATCCAGCCGGCTCTTAACCGCTCCGCCACCGCGGAAACGTTGGAGTCTTGTTTGGTTTTTTCGATGAAGCGGTCCGTGTTTTACGATTTCATGGAGAAGCACCCGCGCGTATGCATCAAGCTGCTCGAGGTGACGGCGCAGCGGCTCCGCAACGCGAACGATCAAATCTATAATTTGACGTTCTTGGACGTGCGGCAGCGCATCATTCGCACCATTCTGCGGCTCGCGGAGGAACGGGGCGTGAAGCAGGGCGCCGGCTTGCTGGTGGACATTCGCATGACGCATCAGCAGCTGGCCAGCTTCGCCGGCACGGCGCGGGAATCGGCGACGAAGGTGCTGCAGGAGCTGTCCGAGGAAGGCTTGATCGCGGTCGAAAAGAAGCGCATTTATTTGCCCGACCATCGGAAATTGAGGGAAATGGCGGGAATGTGA
- a CDS encoding exodeoxyribonuclease III, whose product MKLVSWNVNGLRACMNKGFADFFKAMDADMFCIQETKLQEGQIDPAPFEGYFAYWNYAEKKGYSGTAVFTKREPLSVRYGLEEDAEPEGRVLTLEYDDFYLVNVYTPNARRDLSRLDFRLEWEERFRGYLTELDARKPVVVCGDLNVAHQEIDIKNAKSNRGNSGFTDEEREKMTRLLDAGFVDTFRHLHPDRGDMYTWWSFMPKVRERNIGWRIDYFLISRRLTDRLVDAGIESSVMGSDHCPITLELSE is encoded by the coding sequence ATGAAGCTGGTCTCATGGAACGTCAACGGCCTGCGGGCCTGCATGAATAAAGGTTTCGCCGACTTTTTCAAGGCCATGGATGCGGACATGTTCTGCATTCAGGAAACGAAGCTGCAGGAAGGGCAGATCGACCCAGCGCCGTTCGAAGGGTATTTCGCGTACTGGAACTATGCGGAGAAGAAAGGCTATTCCGGCACGGCGGTGTTTACGAAACGGGAGCCGCTGTCGGTGCGGTACGGATTGGAGGAGGATGCCGAGCCGGAGGGCCGCGTCCTGACGCTGGAGTACGACGATTTTTATCTCGTGAACGTGTATACGCCCAATGCGCGGCGCGACTTGTCCCGACTGGACTTCCGCCTCGAATGGGAGGAGCGGTTCCGCGGCTACTTGACAGAGCTCGACGCGCGCAAGCCCGTCGTCGTCTGCGGCGATCTCAACGTCGCCCACCAGGAGATCGACATCAAGAACGCCAAATCGAATCGCGGCAATTCCGGCTTCACGGACGAAGAGCGCGAGAAAATGACGCGACTGCTCGACGCGGGCTTCGTGGACACGTTCCGCCATCTGCATCCCGACCGGGGAGACATGTACACGTGGTGGTCGTTCATGCCGAAGGTGCGGGAGCGCAACATCGGCTGGCGCATCGACTACTTCTTGATTTCGCGGCGGCTGACCGACCGGCTCGTCGACGCCGGCATCGAATCCAGCGTCATGGGCAGCGACCACTGCCCGATCACGCTGGAGTTGTCGGAGTAA
- a CDS encoding sulfurtransferase, whose protein sequence is MRHVVSPERGYAKWKHREAIWIDCRFTLGQPQSGSDAYVAEHIPGAYYLDLEKDLSGPKRPDGVGGRHPLPDADALADTFTRLGISSGRCVIAYDDQGGAMASRLWWLLAYMGHDEAYVLDGGFAAWKQAGYPTASGEGEMPQPSDARFVPRVRSEWLATADYIAANRKRIEEGRIVLLDSREEARYRGLAEPIDKAAGHIPGARHSFWKANLDAEGRFRPVKEQMKRFEPLQGAEEVIVYCGSGVTACPNVLALREVGFTNVKLYAGSWSDWISDPTRPIATGDNK, encoded by the coding sequence ATGCGTCATGTCGTCAGTCCGGAACGGGGATACGCGAAATGGAAGCATCGCGAAGCGATTTGGATCGACTGCCGATTCACGCTGGGGCAGCCGCAGTCGGGATCCGACGCTTACGTTGCGGAACACATCCCTGGCGCCTATTATTTAGATTTGGAAAAGGATTTATCCGGGCCGAAGCGGCCGGACGGCGTCGGCGGACGCCACCCGCTGCCCGACGCGGACGCGCTGGCCGATACGTTCACCCGGCTCGGGATCTCGAGCGGGCGCTGCGTGATCGCCTACGACGATCAAGGCGGGGCGATGGCGTCGCGGCTATGGTGGCTGCTCGCATACATGGGCCATGACGAAGCGTACGTGCTGGACGGCGGATTCGCGGCTTGGAAGCAGGCAGGCTATCCGACGGCGAGCGGGGAAGGCGAAATGCCGCAGCCGAGCGACGCTCGCTTCGTTCCGCGCGTCCGCTCCGAATGGCTGGCGACGGCGGACTATATCGCCGCGAACCGGAAGCGCATCGAGGAAGGGCGCATCGTGCTGCTCGATTCGCGGGAGGAAGCGCGGTACCGCGGGCTTGCCGAGCCGATCGACAAGGCGGCCGGGCATATCCCGGGCGCGCGCCATTCGTTCTGGAAGGCGAACCTCGACGCGGAAGGCCGGTTCCGTCCGGTGAAGGAGCAGATGAAGCGGTTCGAGCCGCTGCAGGGCGCGGAAGAAGTGATCGTGTACTGCGGCTCCGGCGTCACCGCGTGCCCGAACGTGCTCGCGCTGCGCGAGGTCGGCTTCACGAACGTGAAGCTGTACGCGGGCAGCTGGAGCGACTGGATCAGCGACCCGACGCGCCCGATCGCGACGGGGGACAATAAATAG
- a CDS encoding GNAT family protein, translating to MSERPPYRLEPMTERDAAAISAWRYPPPYDAYDWLPWEQAAAERRDYADPDVRERQYRAVRCGDELCGFVQWFPLAGEEGAPIVRLGLGLKPDWCGRGRGAGFARFAAQATAERHLGHRIDLEVAKDNARAIAAYEKAGFRAVDEYDLPLPGRGIVPVVNMIWPFRPTLTTETDGKFSTRYAPPCR from the coding sequence ATGAGCGAACGACCGCCCTACCGCCTCGAACCGATGACCGAACGCGACGCCGCCGCGATATCCGCGTGGCGGTACCCTCCGCCATACGACGCGTACGACTGGCTGCCGTGGGAGCAAGCCGCGGCGGAAAGACGCGATTACGCCGATCCGGACGTGCGCGAGCGCCAATACCGCGCCGTGCGATGCGGGGACGAGCTGTGCGGCTTCGTCCAATGGTTCCCGCTCGCCGGAGAGGAAGGCGCGCCGATCGTCCGGCTCGGGCTCGGCCTGAAGCCCGATTGGTGCGGCCGGGGTCGAGGCGCCGGATTCGCCCGATTCGCGGCGCAAGCGACGGCCGAACGGCATCTGGGGCATCGCATCGACCTCGAGGTCGCGAAAGACAACGCCCGCGCGATCGCCGCGTACGAGAAAGCCGGCTTTCGCGCCGTCGACGAATACGATCTGCCTCTACCCGGGCGCGGCATCGTCCCCGTCGTCAATATGATATGGCCGTTTCGGCCAACACTTACCACCGAAACCGATGGAAAATTCTCTACAAGATACGCTCCCCCCTGCCGATAA
- the motA gene encoding flagellar motor stator protein MotA, with protein MEKSTFIGIVLALISVCVGMILKGASLINLVNNPAAYMIIFVGTAAALFIAFPMSEIKKFPKLMKIAFFGQKLISKTEVIRMFMEWATITRREGLLALESKVDEIEEPFLRNGMRMIIDGNDQDFVHDVLMEELHSIEERHKAGALIFTQAGTYAPTLGVLGAVVGLIAALGNLSDIEKLGHSISAAFIATLLGIFTGYVLWHPIANKLKRFSKQEIELKTMMVEGLLSIQSGVSTVAINQKLSVYLTPAERAAEQKGEAAGEQKTAQA; from the coding sequence ATGGAGAAGTCGACGTTTATAGGAATCGTACTAGCGTTGATATCCGTCTGCGTAGGGATGATATTGAAAGGTGCATCGCTCATCAATCTCGTCAACAACCCCGCAGCGTACATGATTATTTTCGTCGGCACGGCCGCGGCGCTGTTTATCGCGTTCCCGATGTCCGAGATCAAGAAATTCCCCAAGCTTATGAAAATCGCGTTCTTCGGCCAAAAGCTCATCTCGAAGACGGAAGTGATCCGGATGTTCATGGAGTGGGCGACGATCACCCGCCGGGAAGGCTTGCTCGCGCTGGAAAGCAAGGTCGACGAAATCGAGGAGCCGTTCCTGCGCAACGGCATGCGCATGATCATCGACGGCAACGACCAAGATTTCGTGCACGACGTGCTCATGGAAGAGCTGCACTCGATCGAAGAGCGCCACAAAGCCGGCGCGCTCATTTTCACCCAGGCGGGCACGTACGCCCCTACGCTCGGGGTATTGGGCGCCGTCGTCGGCTTGATCGCGGCCCTCGGCAACTTGTCCGACATCGAGAAGCTCGGCCACTCGATCTCCGCCGCGTTCATCGCGACGCTGCTCGGCATTTTCACCGGCTACGTCCTGTGGCACCCGATCGCCAACAAGCTGAAGCGGTTCTCTAAGCAAGAGATCGAGCTCAAGACGATGATGGTCGAAGGCTTGCTGTCCATTCAATCCGGCGTCTCCACCGTCGCGATCAACCAGAAGCTCTCCGTATACTTGACCCCGGCCGAGCGGGCGGCTGAGCAGAAGGGAGAAGCAGCCGGTGAGCAAAAAACAGCGCAAGCATGA
- the motB gene encoding flagellar motor protein MotB — protein MSKKQRKHDHEEHMDESWLIPYADLLTLLLALFIVLFASSQIDQKKFDEIKKSFQAALNGGPSFMENVSPIPSSDGVGIDSKANKEEKEQSELEEELRKKETEQLLELKRKIDQYIDENGLTTQLETQLDQQQLKIMISDNTLFPSGSAQLKPESRQLAGAISELLEQYPNYEVVVSGHTDNVPINTSQFPSNFHLSAERALTFMAVLLENKDVGEQRFSSVGYGEYKPVASNDTAAGRAQNRRVEVSIVRNVQ, from the coding sequence GTGAGCAAAAAACAGCGCAAGCATGATCATGAAGAGCATATGGACGAGTCCTGGCTCATTCCGTATGCGGACCTGCTGACCCTTCTATTGGCGTTGTTTATCGTATTGTTCGCCTCCAGCCAGATCGACCAGAAGAAGTTCGACGAAATCAAAAAGTCGTTCCAAGCGGCGCTGAACGGCGGACCGAGCTTCATGGAGAACGTCTCTCCGATTCCGAGCAGCGACGGCGTCGGCATCGACAGCAAGGCGAACAAGGAAGAGAAGGAACAAAGCGAGCTCGAAGAAGAACTACGGAAGAAAGAAACCGAACAGCTGCTGGAACTGAAGCGGAAAATCGACCAGTACATCGACGAGAACGGACTGACGACGCAGCTCGAGACGCAGCTCGACCAGCAGCAGCTGAAAATTATGATCAGCGACAACACGCTGTTCCCGTCCGGCAGCGCGCAGCTGAAGCCCGAATCGCGTCAGCTGGCCGGCGCGATCTCGGAACTGCTCGAACAGTACCCGAATTACGAGGTCGTCGTCTCGGGTCATACCGACAACGTGCCGATCAACACGTCGCAGTTCCCGTCCAACTTCCACCTGAGCGCGGAGCGCGCCCTCACGTTCATGGCCGTTCTGCTCGAAAACAAAGACGTCGGGGAGCAGCGGTTCTCGAGCGTCGGGTACGGCGAATACAAGCCCGTCGCGTCCAACGACACGGCGGCCGGCCGGGCGCAAAACCGCCGCGTCGAGGTGTCCATCGTACGGAACGTTCAATAA
- a CDS encoding rhodanese-related sulfurtransferase — MSNETKPYRVLLYYKYVKIENHEEYAKEHLAFCKELGLKGRILVAHEGINGTVSGTVEQTQAYMDHMHADPRFADMVFKVDEADGHAFKKIFVRPRPELVTFRLEEDIDPNQLTGKKLKPKEFMEALQQEDVIVLDGRNDYEYDVGHFRGAIRPEVDSFREFPEWIRNNLSQYKDKKILTYCTGGIRCEKLSGFLLREGFKDVAQLDGGVVTYSKDPEVKGRLFDGKLYVFDERITVRVNHTEEETVVGKCLHCGTPSEKYINCTYDFCHNHHIVCDACEEAKGGYCSAECEEKDSVLQSTKAN, encoded by the coding sequence ATGTCGAACGAAACGAAACCGTATCGCGTATTGCTCTACTATAAATATGTCAAAATCGAGAATCACGAAGAGTACGCCAAGGAGCACTTGGCGTTCTGCAAGGAGCTCGGCCTGAAAGGACGCATCCTCGTCGCGCACGAAGGCATCAACGGCACCGTGTCCGGCACCGTCGAACAGACGCAGGCGTACATGGATCACATGCATGCCGACCCGCGCTTCGCCGACATGGTGTTCAAGGTCGACGAGGCCGACGGCCACGCATTCAAGAAAATCTTCGTCCGGCCGCGTCCGGAGCTCGTCACGTTCCGGCTCGAGGAGGATATCGACCCGAACCAGCTGACCGGCAAAAAGCTGAAGCCCAAAGAGTTCATGGAGGCGCTCCAGCAGGAAGACGTCATCGTGCTCGACGGCCGCAACGACTACGAATACGACGTCGGCCACTTCCGCGGCGCGATCCGTCCGGAGGTCGATTCGTTCCGCGAATTCCCGGAATGGATCCGGAACAATTTGTCGCAGTACAAGGATAAGAAAATTCTCACGTACTGCACCGGCGGCATCCGCTGCGAGAAGCTGTCCGGCTTCCTGCTGCGGGAAGGGTTCAAGGACGTCGCGCAGCTCGACGGCGGCGTCGTCACGTACAGCAAGGACCCCGAGGTGAAGGGCCGGCTGTTCGACGGCAAACTGTACGTGTTCGACGAGCGGATTACAGTCCGCGTCAACCACACGGAGGAAGAGACGGTCGTCGGCAAATGCCTGCACTGCGGCACGCCGTCGGAGAAGTATATCAACTGCACGTACGATTTCTGCCACAACCACCATATCGTGTGCGACGCCTGCGAAGAAGCCAAGGGCGGCTACTGCTCCGCGGAATGCGAAGAGAAAGACTCGGTGCTGCAGTCGACCAAGGCGAATTAA